The DNA region GAGCACTTGAATTCAAAGGATTTTTCGGCTACCACAAATGGGTGATGGGTCTTATGGGCTCAGGCGTAAAGTACACCCTCAGTGTAGCTGTCAGGGACGCAGTCCTCAATAACTGCGTGCTGATACTCATAGCATTCTGCGTGGTATGTACCCCTGTACGCAGATTGATAACAGGCTGTACGGACAAGATCTCGGCTAAGAGCAGGAGATCCTACGGCGCAGTGCGTATATGCAAGACCATAGCAACTGCAGCTGTGCTGGTGATAAGCGTTATAACTCTGGCGGCTAACGCGTCGGTATAAGAACGGAGGACAAGATGGAAGACCAATTCAGTAAACTGAGATCGGAAGCCGCAAAGATAGACCTTCCCGACGAGTGCGAAGAAAACGACCGCGCAGTGCGGTTTCTGGCACTTGAAACAGGTGTTGGGCATTACGATAATCTGAACCTGCTGGTGCTTTCGGTACTGATGATATTCATAGCAGTATCGTTTCTCGCTGTCAGCGGAGGAAAAATACGCAACGACGAAGAACTCTCCCTCACAAAAGAAAGCTTTCTCAGCGGTGAATTTGAAAAGGGCATAGAAAAGAGCTATCTCCGTGAACTGCCTATACCCGAACAAATTCGTGCGGCAGAAGAGCATATATCTTTTCTGTACGGCATAGGCAACACCATCAGCGAAATCGGAAGCGGCAACTACAATATCCGCAGCGACCGTCAGCAGGAAGACGAGGTATTCAATCCTTTTGACAACGACGAGCGCGATGAGAATGCCGTGACAACGAAGGCAGTCATTACCGACAAGGACGGCAACACCGTCACCGAAGCCGATAACGACGAAACTGCCCCCGGCGGCGGAACAACGGCGGTATCAAGACCTGCCTCGACCTACAAGACCTATACAACGTCTGATATGGGCGAAGAAATGACCACTACAAACAACGAAGCACCCTTTGTAACTACCACAACGACCATTATCTCACATAACACCGAATCGTCTCAGGATACCGGGGACAGCACTGAACCTTCCGATACCGAGCCGCCTGTTACCGACGAGCCAGATTCCAAGCCCGATACCTCTCCCTCCGATACCGAGATCCCGCCCGATGAACCGAAAGAATGATGAACGGTTTTGAATATTCCGACGACAACAAGCGTTATCACAGCTACAGCTATTATCTGAAAAAACGCTTTGGCAAAAAGGTGTACAAAGTCCCGCTGAATATAGACCTCGGCTGTCCCAACCGCGACGGCACGAAAGGCATTGGCGGATGCGCTTTCTGCTCGGCTAAGATGAGCGGAAATTTCGCAGGCGACCCTCGCAAGACCGTTGAAGAGCAGTACGCCCAAGTCCGTGACGTTATGGAGAAAAAATGGGCTGACGCACTTTGTATCCCCTATTTTCAGGCAGGGAGCAACACCTATGCAGATGTTGGTATGCTTCGTGAAATGTTCGATGCCGCCCTTGAACTCGAAAACGCAGTCGGTCTTAGCATCGCCACCCGCGCAGACTGTATCGACACAAAAAAAGCAAAGATGCTTGGTGAACTGGCAAAGGGCACATATCTCACGGTAGAACTAGGCTTACAGACGATATACGACAGCACAGCCCTCGCAATGAACCGCTGTCACACCTATGCCGACCTGCTTCGTGCATACGAAATGCTCCGGGCAGAAGATGTGAACGTGTGCATACACCTGATAGATGGTCTTCCGGGTGAAACAGCCGAAATGATGAGAGAATCGGCACGAACAGTCGGACAGCTGGATATACACGCGGTAAAGCTTCATCTGCTCCATGTGCTGAAAGACACAGCGCTGGCTGATATGTACGCCCGCGGAGAGTTCCGTACCCTTGAAAGAGACGAGTATATCGGCATCATCTGCGACCAGCTTGAACTTCTCCCGCCGCGGATAGTAATTGAAAGGCTCACAGGTGACGGTGACCGAAATGAGCTGATAGCCCCCATGTGGAGCCGTGACAAACGCCGCGTTTTAAATGGTATAGATATGGAAATGGCTCGCAGGGACGCATACCAGGGCGACAAGATATGATAATGATGCTCTCACAGTTTTGGCTGTGAGAGTTTTTTACTATTTTTATCCGAGAACTCAATAAAAAGTTTTGATAAATGGCTAATGACCGTTCCGAATACAAACATCTACAACTGGCAGGCTCGATACATCTGATCTGAATATGATGAAATAAGCTTTGCCGGAAACCTTTTGAACCAGGATATCATGTCTTGTTCCTGCGAAGAACCGCATACATACCCCTGACCGAACAAAATCCCACTGCCGTACCCAAAACCGTCGGATAGCGCAGATGTCCCTCAATTCCAACCCCCAGCATGAAAAGGCAGAACGAGAACATCAGTACCGCGAACATATCCCCAACAAAGCTGAACCACCGCGGGCAGCGTATCTTCGGCAGCGACAGCACGCCCCATATCAACCCGAGTATAACCCCCGACGGCAGCCCGCCCAGCTGTGCAGCTGCTTCAAAAAACGTCATCGCAGCAGTTTGCCGAAAAATCCCAGCCTGCTGACGGCATCACGCTGACCGTAAACCAATGCGGATATCTCACCGTCGATATTGAGTTCTCCGTTTTCAACACTCAGTTCACTGATATGGAGCTTTTCGCCCTTTACAGTAAGCTCCCCAAGCTGAGTGTACAATACCACCGTATTCTCGTCAAATCGCTCGACATCGTTGACCCCCGTCAGCATAAGTTTGCTGCGGTCTTCAAGTATGGCATTGTGCCTGCCCTGTATTTCTGTCATACTCACGCCTCCTTTTTGGTATATTATATGCATAGAGGTATCTGTATATCACACGAACAGTGTAAAATACCGAAAGTGAAAAATTTTGATACAGCCTATTGCATAAATATAAAAAATGTGTTATAATTATTTTGTACATTTATACCCGATTTATCGGGCAAAAAAAGTAAAATAAGAACATTCCTGAAGGAGGAAGAAACAAATGAGAAAGAAGATCATAGCAGGCGTTGCAGCAATGCTTATGGTAGCTTCATGCATACCTGCTAACACAAATTTCGGTTTTTCTGCGATAACCCCTATCACCGCTTCTGCAGCTGAAAGTAAGCGCGATCTCGGAAATATTGTTTTATCAATAGCCAAGACAGGTGACATCGAGATCACACCTAAAAACCTTTTTGAATATCTTGGCGTAGATTCCAGCGTTTCTACTCTGAATATTGATATGAGCGCTCTGAGAAACGAAGTCATAGACTTCGCAGGTGGTTCTATCTCAGGAAAGCAGATCACCCTGAATGCACCTTCAGTTACGAAACTCATTCCTAAGAATTATCCTAACCTTTCACACATCAATTTCACAGATGATTTTATTACTTGCGTAGGTGCAAGCTTCGCAAGCGGATGCACACCTCTCCAGACAGTTTCTTTTGGTGACCATATCAATAGCATCGGCAAAAGTGCGTTCAACAACTGCGGACATCTCCAGGGTACCTCAGGCACTAATCTCAATCTCTCGAATATCGTAACGATAGGAGACAGTGCTTTTGCAAGCGCTTCCGAGATCCAGAGCATCACTTTCAGCGAGGATCTCAATTCGATCGGCAAGAGTGCATTTTCAAACAACATCGCTCTTAAAACACTGGATTTCCCTGAATATTTGCTGAGCATAAACGACAGCGCATTCAACGGCTGTAAGAATCTTCAGTCTGTAATGTTTGAAGGCAATGACACACTTTCCTATATCGGTGTATCTGCTTTTGCAAAATGCACCAGCCTGACTGCAGTAAACGTCAGAGACTTCAATTTCAACAGACTGCCAAACGGCTCTGATGTTATCATCTGCGGAAACAAGCTGTTCAGTGGCTGCACCTCTTTGCAGAACTTCACATGGTCAAGCAACTTCACTCTGATACCCGATGAAACATTCAGCGGCTGTACCGCACTCACAAGATTCAACTTTGAAGGCGGCGCCGAAGGTTCTTCCTGCGTTAATATAGGAGATGCCGCATTCAATGGATGCAGTTCGCTCGTAAGTATCGAACTGCCCGATGCTAACACCGATATCGGAGATGGTGCTTTCATAAACTGCACAAAACTTGAGAAGGTGGTCGTATCAGATAAGCTGACAAACGTTGGAGAACACGCTTTCGGAGGCTGCTGGGTACTGTCTCTGTATCCAAGATCCGATGCCAACCAGACCAAGAACAAGGTAGTTCTTCCCTCAACATGGAAGGTTATCTCTGATAGCACTTTCAGAAATTGCTCCGGTCTGACTCAGGCAGACATAACACCCGCTACCTCTCTGGGCGCATCTGCATTTGATGGCTGCCGTTCTCTGACGGATATAATTATCCCCGATGCAGTAACCACCATCAAAGAGTACACATTCCGTAACTGTTCAGCGCTCAAGGATGTAGTAGTATCAAAGAATCTCGGTATACTCGGTATTGAAAAAGGATATGTTTTCCAGAACTGCACATCACTTGAAACATTCACACCAAGCAATGCAACAAAGCTTCCTTACACGATACAGTTCCCTGCATCTCTCGGCGGTGTTCAGGCTCACGGCTTCGAGAACTGCCCCTCTTTCAAGTACATAAACTTTGCTGAGAATTCTCAGTTCGCAGTTGTAGGTGAATACGCATTTAACAAATGTACAGGTCTGCTGGGTTCAAACGAGGTCGGAAATGCAAACAATACCATCCTCATGCCTGCAGGCGTACACGATATATTCAAGAACGCATTTTCCGAGTGTACTTCTCTTAAGAGAATCGAATTCCTCGGCAATATATCCACCATCGGTATATCCGCTTTCCAGAAGTGTTCCTCTCTGGAAGATATAACTATGAACGATACCATCGAGCAGGTACGTGATTCGGCATTTGCTGACTGCAAAGCTCTTAAGCATATGCCTCACACCAAGGAAGGTAAGATCGCATTCTCCCACATAGATACCATCAATGCTTCTACCTTCAAGAACTGCACCAGCCTTGAAGATGCTTTTATCCCCAAGAACGTAAGCTCTATCAAGAGTGATGCTTTCTCCGGATGCAAAGAAATGAAAAAGGTACTGTGGGAAAACGGCTCTTCTCTTGCTACTATCGGCAGCAGTGCATTCAACGGCGCTGAAAAGCTGGCTGTATTCACTTCTGCGAACAGCAGCAACCAAACTGATACAACATTCCCCGACAGCCTTACCAAGATAGAAGCAAACGCATTCACAAAGACAGCTCTCACCAAGATCATTTTCGGCACTCCCGCTAACGGAGATACACTGCTTCTGAGTAAAGCTGCTTTCTCCGATAACGTAGCACTTGATACTGTTGACTTCTCCAATTCAAACGTGATCGAGATACCGGAAAGCTGCTTCAGCAAGGACACCTACCTCAAGACTGTTATTCTGCCCGATGGCAACACTCTTGTTAAGATCGATGACAACGCATTCTATTACTGCAACTACCTGCATACCCTCGGAACAAAAAATGACAACGAGGGCGAGTATACTATACCAGCTAGTCTCACTGCCATCGGAAACAAGGCTTTTGAAGACAACTTCTGTATGCAGAGGATCAATCTGCCTGAAAACACAACCTATCTGCATCTGTCTATGTTCAATATAGACCTCAGTAAATTTACAGTTGATCAGGTCGAGGAAAAAGGATATACCCCTCTGGAGTATATCAATGTTGATGAGAACAATCCCGACTACAGAAGTGTTGACGGCATTCTTTACAACAAGGATATGACTACCCTGTATGTACGTCCTATTTATATAAAAGATCCTACATACATCGTTCCCGATACTGTTAAGACCATAGGAGAGTATGCCTTAGTAAACAGCTTTCTGGAGAATGTTGTACTCAACGAAGGTCTGGAGACGATCGAAGATAATGTGTGCAAAAAATGCCACAGCCTTAACAGCGTTGATTTCGGTCAGAACGGTACAGTTAAAATCGGTAAAACAGCATTTACAAAAAACAAGGGCAAGATCACACTGTACGGTACAAGCAATTCTACAGCACAGGAATATGCAGAGAAAAACAAGAACAATGTAATATTCATAGATAATGACCGCGTTGCTACTAAGCTGGAGATCCTTACATCGGGCGGAAAGGTCATCAGCGATAAGATCACTCTTGCTGCTAAGAGCAAAAACTACACCTTCGGCTGCAAGCAGACTACTGCAAGCGGCGCAGAAGCTTCCGATACCCTTACCTGGTCTTCAAGTGACGTTGAAGTCGCTACCATCGACGACACAGGCAAGGTAACATTCAAGAGCATGGGCAGTACCACTATCACTGTCAAGAATGCTAACGGTACTGCCATTGACAGCATCACACTGACAATAGCAGAAGAAGGTGATGTTGACGACTTCATGCTCGGCGACGTTAACGGCGACGGCAAGATCAACGTTAATGACATCACAAAGGTCGCTGCTCACGTAAAGGGCAAGAAGATACTCGATGAATCTGCTAAAAAACGTGCTGATGTCAATGGAGACGGCAAGATCAACGTTAATGACATCACAAAGATAGCTGCACACGTTAAGGGCAAAAAGCTCATTCGCTGATAAAAAGCAGTTAATGCAGTAAAATAGTATTCAAGGTACTTCTGTCGGTACTCCGGCAGAAGTACTTTTTTTATTATTTTCGTTCAGCAGAATGTAAGATCGCTGAAGTTATGTAAGCACGGAAACCGAAATCTACAACGTTAACGACGATGGCAAGATCGGCAAGCCATTGCTTACCTGATCTGCATAAGCAAAAACACCTCCGTACCAATGACGGCACGGAGGTGTTTTATATTATGCGGACTGTGAAGTATAGAGATCGTAGTAAGCACCGCGCTTTTCCATAAGTTCATCGTGGGTACCGCTTTCCAGGATACCCTTTTCGTCGATGTACATTATACGGTCACAGTTACGTATAGTCGAAAGTCGGTGTGCGATTATAAAGGATGTCCTGCCTTTAAGCAGCTGCTCGATACCCTTTTGCAGAAGTGCTTCGGTCTTGGCATCTATGGAAGATGTCGCTTCATCGAGCACCAGTATCTTTGGGTCACTCAGTAGAGTTCTTGCAAAGCTTATCAGCTGTTTCTCGCCGCCTGAAAGCTTGCTGCCCCGCTCGTTGACTTCTGTTTCGTAGCCCATATCCATTCGGCTGATAAATTCGTCTGCACAAACAGTTCTTGCCGCCGCACGGACTTCTTCATCGGTGGCATCCTGCTTGCTGTAACGTATGTTATCCATTATCGTGCCGCTGAATATGAAACTATCCTGGAGCATTATGCCCATCTGTGAGCGCAGTGACTTCAAAGTAACATCGGATATCGGTACACCATCAACGGTTATCCTGCCATGTTCGATATCGTAGAAACGGGATATCAGGGATACTATCGTAGATTTGCCAGCACCCGTAGGTCCGACCAGTGCTACGCTCTCCCCTGCCTTTACATCAAAAGAAAGATGCTCAAGTACGTTGATATCCTTCTCGT from Ruminococcus albus AD2013 includes:
- a CDS encoding leucine-rich repeat protein; this translates as MRKKIIAGVAAMLMVASCIPANTNFGFSAITPITASAAESKRDLGNIVLSIAKTGDIEITPKNLFEYLGVDSSVSTLNIDMSALRNEVIDFAGGSISGKQITLNAPSVTKLIPKNYPNLSHINFTDDFITCVGASFASGCTPLQTVSFGDHINSIGKSAFNNCGHLQGTSGTNLNLSNIVTIGDSAFASASEIQSITFSEDLNSIGKSAFSNNIALKTLDFPEYLLSINDSAFNGCKNLQSVMFEGNDTLSYIGVSAFAKCTSLTAVNVRDFNFNRLPNGSDVIICGNKLFSGCTSLQNFTWSSNFTLIPDETFSGCTALTRFNFEGGAEGSSCVNIGDAAFNGCSSLVSIELPDANTDIGDGAFINCTKLEKVVVSDKLTNVGEHAFGGCWVLSLYPRSDANQTKNKVVLPSTWKVISDSTFRNCSGLTQADITPATSLGASAFDGCRSLTDIIIPDAVTTIKEYTFRNCSALKDVVVSKNLGILGIEKGYVFQNCTSLETFTPSNATKLPYTIQFPASLGGVQAHGFENCPSFKYINFAENSQFAVVGEYAFNKCTGLLGSNEVGNANNTILMPAGVHDIFKNAFSECTSLKRIEFLGNISTIGISAFQKCSSLEDITMNDTIEQVRDSAFADCKALKHMPHTKEGKIAFSHIDTINASTFKNCTSLEDAFIPKNVSSIKSDAFSGCKEMKKVLWENGSSLATIGSSAFNGAEKLAVFTSANSSNQTDTTFPDSLTKIEANAFTKTALTKIIFGTPANGDTLLLSKAAFSDNVALDTVDFSNSNVIEIPESCFSKDTYLKTVILPDGNTLVKIDDNAFYYCNYLHTLGTKNDNEGEYTIPASLTAIGNKAFEDNFCMQRINLPENTTYLHLSMFNIDLSKFTVDQVEEKGYTPLEYINVDENNPDYRSVDGILYNKDMTTLYVRPIYIKDPTYIVPDTVKTIGEYALVNSFLENVVLNEGLETIEDNVCKKCHSLNSVDFGQNGTVKIGKTAFTKNKGKITLYGTSNSTAQEYAEKNKNNVIFIDNDRVATKLEILTSGGKVISDKITLAAKSKNYTFGCKQTTASGAEASDTLTWSSSDVEVATIDDTGKVTFKSMGSTTITVKNANGTAIDSITLTIAEEGDVDDFMLGDVNGDGKINVNDITKVAAHVKGKKILDESAKKRADVNGDGKINVNDITKIAAHVKGKKLIR
- the yabP gene encoding sporulation protein YabP encodes the protein MTEIQGRHNAILEDRSKLMLTGVNDVERFDENTVVLYTQLGELTVKGEKLHISELSVENGELNIDGEISALVYGQRDAVSRLGFFGKLLR
- a CDS encoding TIGR01212 family radical SAM protein (This family includes YhcC from E. coli K-12, an uncharacterized radical SAM protein.), whose amino-acid sequence is MNGFEYSDDNKRYHSYSYYLKKRFGKKVYKVPLNIDLGCPNRDGTKGIGGCAFCSAKMSGNFAGDPRKTVEEQYAQVRDVMEKKWADALCIPYFQAGSNTYADVGMLREMFDAALELENAVGLSIATRADCIDTKKAKMLGELAKGTYLTVELGLQTIYDSTALAMNRCHTYADLLRAYEMLRAEDVNVCIHLIDGLPGETAEMMRESARTVGQLDIHAVKLHLLHVLKDTALADMYARGEFRTLERDEYIGIICDQLELLPPRIVIERLTGDGDRNELIAPMWSRDKRRVLNGIDMEMARRDAYQGDKI